A part of Solibacillus sp. FSL H8-0538 genomic DNA contains:
- a CDS encoding DUF418 domain-containing protein yields the protein MNFQPVGANERISSLDILRGFSLLGILLVNMFGFYLPMPYVFDLSYWFTEAQDIILHQILDIYVQSSFYPLFSMLFGYGLAMQYMKAQKTGTNFYQFAPKRLVILFIIGMLHAILIWWGDILAIYAFCGFFLLMLLRFKGGTLLTIALAINGLFHAFLLFVYAQMGMLSMPVEKAAVDITAIENVITAYGVGTWTDAFMQRLDDLSLQMGGDMWISGLFTILPYMLVGAAAAKWRLIERAKEKMGLWIALAILGLGLGIFIKSAPITFTRTYGLDYLKVYVGGPLLSIGYIAVIVLVCLLPIALKLLGPIAKAGRMSMTLYLMQSVICTTLFYHWGFGLYGQVDVQMGIYIALGIYATQLVIAELWLSKFTQGPVEATVKKLTYRKKLSEK from the coding sequence GTGAATTTTCAACCCGTGGGAGCGAATGAACGAATTTCATCGCTTGATATTTTAAGAGGATTTAGTTTACTTGGTATTTTACTAGTTAATATGTTCGGTTTTTATTTACCAATGCCGTACGTGTTTGACTTAAGTTATTGGTTTACGGAGGCGCAAGATATTATTTTGCATCAAATCTTAGATATTTATGTGCAAAGTAGTTTTTATCCGTTATTTTCAATGTTGTTCGGTTATGGCTTAGCCATGCAATATATGAAGGCGCAAAAAACAGGAACCAATTTTTATCAATTTGCACCGAAGCGTTTAGTCATTTTATTTATTATTGGAATGCTGCACGCCATTCTTATTTGGTGGGGCGATATTTTAGCAATTTACGCATTTTGCGGCTTCTTTTTACTGATGCTCCTTCGTTTCAAGGGCGGTACATTACTAACAATTGCTCTTGCCATAAATGGATTGTTTCACGCCTTTTTATTGTTTGTTTATGCACAGATGGGTATGTTGTCAATGCCGGTTGAGAAGGCAGCTGTAGATATCACGGCGATTGAAAATGTGATTACAGCATACGGTGTCGGTACTTGGACAGATGCATTTATGCAACGTCTCGACGATCTGTCCTTACAGATGGGCGGCGACATGTGGATCTCTGGATTATTTACAATTTTACCGTATATGTTAGTCGGTGCAGCTGCAGCAAAATGGCGTTTAATTGAGCGTGCCAAGGAAAAAATGGGTCTCTGGATTGCGCTCGCTATACTCGGCCTTGGACTTGGTATTTTTATTAAAAGTGCACCGATTACGTTTACACGTACATATGGACTCGATTATTTAAAAGTGTATGTCGGAGGGCCGCTATTATCGATCGGCTATATTGCTGTAATTGTTCTTGTATGCTTACTTCCTATTGCCTTAAAACTATTAGGACCAATTGCGAAAGCCGGTCGTATGTCTATGACGCTATATTTAATGCAATCCGTTATTTGTACAACATTATTTTATCATTGGGGCTTTGGATTATATGGACAAGTAGATGTACAAATGGGTATCTACATTGCACTTGGAATTTATGCTACTCAGCTTGTCATTGCTGAACTATGGCTATCGAAATTTACTCAAGGTCCAGTTGAAGCAACAGTGAAAAAATTAACTTATAGAAAAAAGTTGTCAGAAAAGTAA
- a CDS encoding YisL family protein yields the protein MDLLTGSTHLHITTWVLAIILFLVAALASKKLTGVQMALRVVYILMIITGGALFMEYRDIVTEGGMYYDMKVLFGVLVIGFMEMILARKNKGKSLNIFWILFGVVLLVTLYLGLSGGIGMNF from the coding sequence ATGGATTTATTAACTGGTTCAACACATTTACACATTACAACATGGGTACTGGCAATCATTCTATTTTTAGTAGCAGCACTTGCAAGCAAAAAGTTAACAGGCGTTCAAATGGCGCTACGTGTCGTGTACATATTAATGATCATTACTGGTGGTGCATTATTTATGGAATACCGCGATATCGTAACTGAAGGCGGCATGTATTACGACATGAAAGTATTGTTCGGTGTGTTAGTGATCGGATTTATGGAAATGATTTTAGCTCGTAAAAATAAAGGTAAATCATTAAATATCTTCTGGATTTTATTTGGTGTTGTTTTACTTGTAACGCTTTACTTAGGTTTAAGTGGCGGTATTGGTATGAATTTCTAA
- a CDS encoding alpha-amylase family glycosyl hydrolase: MRFKKWIGATAASVLLAASFSTASIASAEATRTIADESIYDLLVDRFFNGTGTNDIDVNAKDPTLFAGGDFKGLVAKKDFIDKMGFTIVSIGSVFDTEKYDGSMPTSYTTLEEHFGTEDELKEAITAYRASDMKIMVDFPLSNVSANHEWATDASKAAWVASSQDGKVQWDLSNSDVQQALIDAVVTFVKTSDVDGIRLTNLENADTAFVNEVIDAIKAVKSTIYIISNEESDANFDAKYYADTQEIYRNIYKNVDLDSTHIDAHVEEYINGDGIPTQLMFDNLNTNRFTLDSANENMFPPTRIKTAISGTLLLPGLPVIQYGSEIAMNGEAGPEAHQFYNFKTDTELIDYIGDLQSLRNDSETLRTGEFKWLKNENGFIAFERKSEDETWIVVINNTGETNRVNISPEEIGEGKELRGMFESEIIRKNKEGYYPIILDREMVEIYQVIEKRGLNTSYIVALALVGILYAGFMVIIIKRGRKRRAEKGQ; this comes from the coding sequence TTGAGATTTAAAAAGTGGATCGGTGCGACTGCGGCAAGCGTATTACTTGCGGCCTCGTTTTCAACAGCCTCTATTGCGAGTGCTGAAGCAACACGTACAATCGCGGATGAAAGTATATATGATTTATTAGTAGACCGTTTCTTTAATGGTACAGGTACAAATGATATTGATGTGAATGCAAAAGACCCAACATTGTTTGCTGGTGGCGACTTTAAGGGACTTGTTGCCAAAAAAGACTTCATCGATAAAATGGGCTTTACGATTGTTTCGATTGGTTCTGTATTTGATACAGAAAAATATGATGGCTCAATGCCAACTAGCTACACAACACTTGAAGAACATTTCGGTACAGAAGATGAATTAAAAGAAGCAATTACTGCTTATCGTGCTAGCGATATGAAAATTATGGTCGATTTCCCACTATCAAATGTAAGTGCTAATCATGAATGGGCGACAGATGCTTCAAAAGCAGCCTGGGTAGCTAGTTCACAAGATGGCAAGGTACAGTGGGATTTGTCGAATTCAGATGTACAGCAAGCATTAATAGATGCGGTTGTAACCTTTGTTAAAACGTCGGATGTGGATGGCATTCGTTTAACAAATTTAGAAAATGCAGATACAGCCTTTGTGAATGAAGTAATTGATGCTATTAAAGCAGTGAAATCAACTATTTATATCATTTCAAATGAAGAAAGTGACGCAAATTTTGATGCGAAATATTACGCAGATACACAGGAAATTTACCGTAATATTTATAAAAATGTTGATTTAGATTCTACACATATTGATGCGCATGTGGAAGAATATATAAACGGTGACGGAATTCCGACACAGTTAATGTTCGATAATTTAAATACGAATCGGTTTACATTAGATTCAGCAAATGAAAATATGTTCCCGCCAACACGTATTAAAACAGCAATTTCTGGTACGCTTTTATTACCAGGGCTTCCAGTTATTCAGTACGGTTCGGAAATTGCGATGAATGGTGAAGCTGGTCCGGAAGCGCACCAATTCTATAACTTCAAAACAGATACAGAGTTAATTGACTATATTGGCGATTTGCAATCATTACGAAATGACTCTGAAACATTGCGTACCGGAGAATTCAAATGGCTGAAGAATGAAAATGGTTTCATTGCATTTGAACGTAAATCCGAAGATGAAACATGGATTGTTGTTATTAATAATACAGGTGAAACTAATCGTGTGAACATTTCACCAGAAGAAATCGGCGAAGGGAAAGAACTTCGCGGGATGTTTGAAAGCGAAATTATCCGTAAAAACAAAGAGGGCTATTATCCAATAATTTTAGACCGTGAAATGGTAGAAATATACCAAGTCATTGAAAAACGTGGATTAAATACTTCATATATAGTAGCTCTTGCATTAGTTGGAATTTTATACGCAGGATTCATGGTGATTATTATTAAACGTGGACGTAAACGCCGCGCAGAAAAAGGTCAATAA
- a CDS encoding fumarylacetoacetate hydrolase family protein has protein sequence MKMLSFKLNEQVKFGPKVKREEAVWDVVEIQQQLQVLPSFPSTIIDGISLGFDFVEQIRKLVDAAQKAENGDRFKCAFTEIEWLSPIPRTPKNILCVGKNYDEHAKEMGAEKAPEDIMVFTKSPTAIAADEATLPIHAEKTSTLDYEGELAVVIGKRGKDIPKGMAFDYVFGYTIGNDITARELQEKHKQYFLGKSLEGTCPLGPYLVTKDEIPDPHALSVVTKVNGEVRQNGSTKDMMFSVGDIVSILSQHVTLEPGDVILTGTPAGVGKGMNPPVYLKAGDEVKISIEGIGTLANRFA, from the coding sequence ATGAAAATGTTATCATTTAAGCTAAATGAGCAAGTGAAGTTCGGTCCGAAAGTTAAAAGAGAAGAAGCAGTTTGGGATGTAGTAGAAATTCAACAACAACTACAAGTACTACCTTCTTTTCCGTCAACAATTATTGACGGGATCTCGTTAGGTTTTGATTTCGTTGAGCAAATTCGCAAATTAGTAGATGCTGCTCAAAAAGCGGAAAATGGGGACCGATTTAAATGCGCATTCACTGAAATTGAGTGGCTTTCACCAATTCCACGTACGCCTAAAAATATTTTGTGTGTTGGCAAAAACTATGATGAGCACGCAAAAGAAATGGGCGCTGAAAAAGCACCTGAAGACATTATGGTTTTCACGAAGTCTCCAACAGCAATTGCTGCGGATGAAGCAACATTACCGATCCATGCTGAAAAGACGAGTACGCTAGATTACGAGGGTGAACTTGCAGTAGTGATTGGCAAGCGCGGCAAGGATATTCCTAAAGGGATGGCGTTTGATTACGTATTCGGGTATACAATCGGCAACGATATTACAGCACGAGAGCTACAAGAAAAACATAAGCAGTATTTCTTAGGAAAAAGCTTGGAAGGAACTTGTCCATTAGGTCCGTACCTTGTCACGAAGGACGAAATTCCTGATCCACATGCACTTTCCGTTGTCACGAAAGTAAATGGCGAGGTACGTCAAAACGGTTCTACAAAGGACATGATGTTCTCAGTAGGTGACATTGTTTCGATTTTATCGCAGCATGTAACACTTGAACCGGGAGATGTCATTTTAACGGGTACGCCAGCTGGAGTCGGTAAAGGCATGAACCCACCAGTATATTTAAAAGCTGGCGACGAAGTGAAAATTTCGATTGAGGGTATTGGTACATTAGCGAACCGTTTTGCTTAA